One genomic segment of Pongo abelii isolate AG06213 chromosome 13, NHGRI_mPonAbe1-v2.0_pri, whole genome shotgun sequence includes these proteins:
- the DIPK1B gene encoding divergent protein kinase domain 1B isoform X6 produces MVEWRTCLSVAAGQQVYSGLWRDKDVTIKCGIEETLDSKARSDVAPRRELVLFDKPTRGTSIKEFREMTLSFLKGSSEASLPRCPPPSSPGAPKAARRQEVCLAAATQASRANLGDLPSLPALVGQVLLMADFNKDNRVSLAEAKSVWALLQRNEFLLLLSLQEKEHASRLLGYCGDLYLTEGVPHGAWHAAALPPLLRPLLPPALQGALQQWLGPAWPWRAKIAIGLLEFVEELFHGSYGTFYMCETTLANVGYTATYDFKMADLQQVAPEATVRRFLQGRRCEHSADCTYGRDCRAPCDRLMRQCKGDLIQPNLAKVCALLRGYLLPGAPADLREELGTQLRTCTTLSGLASQVEAHHSLVLSHLKTLLWKKISNTKYS; encoded by the exons ATGGTGGAGTGGAGGACCTGCCTTTCGGTGGCCGCGGGCCAACAG GTGTACAGCGGGCTCTGGCGGGACAAGGATGTAACCATCAAGTGTGGCATTGAGGAGACCCTGGACTCCAAGGCCCGGTCGGATGTGGCCCCCCGGCGGGAGCTGGTACTGTTTGACAAGCCCACCCGGGGCACCTCCATCAAGGAATTCCGGGAGATGACCCTCAGCTTCCTCAAG GGAAGCTCTGAGGCTTCTCTGCCCAGGTGCCCACCCCCGAGCTCTCCAGGTGCACCCAAGGCTGCCAGGAGGCAGGAGGTCTGTCTGGCAGCAGCAACACAGGCCAGCAGA GCGAACCTGGGAGACCTGCCTTCCCTGCCGGCGCTGGTTGGCCAGGTCCTGCTCATGGCTGACTTCAACAAGGACAACCGTGTGTCCTTGGCGGAAGCCAAGTCCGTGTGGGCCCTGCTGCAGCGTAACGAGTTCCTGCTGCTGCTGTCCCTGCAGGAGAAGGAGCACGCCTCCAGACTGCTGGGCTACTGCGGGGACCTCTACCTCACCGAGGGCGTGCCGCATGGCGCCTGGCACGCGGCCGCCCTTCCACCCCTGTTGCGCCCACTGCTGCCGCCTGCCCTGCAGGGTGCTCTCCAGCAGTGGCTGGGGCCCGCGTGGCCTTGGCGGGCCAAGATTGCCATCGGCCTGCTGGAGTTCGTGGAGGAGCTCTTCCACGGCTCTTATGGGACTTTCTACATGTGTGAGACCACACTGGCCAACGTGGGCTACACAGCCACCTACGACTTCAAGATGGCCGACCTGCAGCAGGTGGCACCCGAGGCCACCGTGCGCCGCTTCCTGCAGGGCCGCCGCTGCGAACACAGCGCCGACTGCACCTATGGGCGCGACTGCAGGGCCCCATGTGACAGGCTGATGAGGCAGTGCAAGGGCGACCTCATCCAGCCCAACCTGGCCAAGGTGTGCGCGCTGCTACGGGGCTACCTGCTGCCTGGCGCGCCCGCCGACCTCCGCGAGGAGCTGGGCACACAGCTGCGCACCTGCACCACGCTGAGTGGGCTGGCCAGCCAGGTAGAGGCCCATCACTCGCTGGTGCTCAGCCACCTCAAGACTCTGCTCTGGAAGAAGATCTCCAACACCAAGTACTCTTGA
- the LCN10 gene encoding epididymal-specific lipocalin-10, with product MRQGLLVLLLVLVLVLAAGSQVQKWYPRESHTLNWNKFSGFWYILATATDAQGFLPARDKRKLGASVVKVNKVGQLRVLLAFSRLKGCQSQEVILRKDGKKPVFRNTCAYTAGPREGREGVKGVKAFHVLSTDYSYGLVYLRLGRAAQNYKNLLLFHRENVSSFQSLKEFMDACDILGLSKAAVILPKDASCAHTILP from the exons atGAGGCAGGGGCTGCTGGTGCTGTTGCTGGTGCTGGTGCTAGTGCTGGCTGCAGGGTCCCAGGTGCAGAAGTGGTACCCCAGGGAGTCCCACACCCTCAACTGGAACAAG TTTTCAGGGTTCTGGTACATTCTGGCCACGGCCACTGACGCCCAGGGATTCTTGCCAGCCAGGGACAAGAGGAAGCTGGGGGCGTCCGTGGTAAAGGTGAACAAAGTGGGCCAGCTCCGCGTGCTCCTCGCCTTTAGCCG GTTGAAGGGGTGCCAGTCCCAGGAGGTGATCTTGAGGAAAGACGGGAAGAAGCCGGTGTTCAGGAACACCTGTGCGTACACGGCGGGCCCAAGGGAAGGACGGGAGGGAG TGAAAGGGGTGAAGGCCTTCCACGTGCTGTCCACTGACTACAGCTACGGCCTGGTCTACCTCCGCCTGGGGCGTGCGGCCCAAAACTACAAGAACCTGCTGCTCTTCC ATAGAGAGAATGTTTCGAGCTTCCAGAGTCTGAAGGAATTCATGGACGCGTGTGACATTCTGGGGCTCTCCAAGGCCGCCGTCATCCTCCCGAAAGATG CGTCCTGTGCACACACCATCCTGCCATGA
- the LCN6 gene encoding epididymal-specific lipocalin-6: MGGLLLAAFLALVSVPRAQAVWLGRLDPKQLLGPWYVLAVASREKGFAVEKDTKNVAGVVVTLTSENNLQMLSSQHGLEGCSQSVMELIKRNSGWVFENPSIGVLELRVLATNFRDYAIIFTQLEFGDEPFNTVELYSRMETASQEAMGLFTKWSRSLGFLSQQQAQLQKDLTCAHKILL; this comes from the exons ATGGGCGGCCTGCTGCTGGCTGCTTTTCTGGCTTTGGTCTCGGTGCCCAGGGCCCAGGCCGTGTGGTTGGGAAGACTGGACCCTAAGCAG CTTCTTGGGCCCTGGTACGTGCTTGCGGTGGCCTCCCGGGAAAAGGGCTTTGCCGTGGAGAAGGACACGAAGAACGTCGCGGGGGTGGTGGTGACCCTCACTTCAGAAAACAACCTGCAGATGCTGTCCTCTCAGCACGG GCTGGAGGGGTGCAGCCAGAGTGTCATGGAGCTGATAAAGCGAAACTCCGGATGGGTGTTTGAGAATCCCT CAATAGGAGTGCTGGAGCTCCGGGTGCTGGCCACCAACTTCAGAGACTATGCCATCATCTTCACTCAGCTGGAGTTCGGGGACGAGCCCTTCAACACCGTGGAGCTGTACA GTCGGATGGAGACAGCCAGCCAGGAGGCCATGGGGCTCTTCACCAAGTGGAGCAGGAGCCTGGGCTTCCTGTCACAGCAGCAGGCCCAGCTGCAGAAGGATC TCACCTGTGCTCACAAGATCCTTCTG TGA
- the LCN8 gene encoding epididymal-specific lipocalin-8 isoform X2, with protein MSGAAEALPTVTLVAGAVPLASGALTAHCIGGFWREVGVASDQSLVLMAPKRVEGLFLTLSGSNLTVKVAYNSSGSCEIEKIVGSEIDTTGKFAFPGHREIHVLDTDYEGYAILRVSLMWRGRNFRVLKYFTRSLEDEDQLGFWKFRELTADTGLYLAARPGRCAELLKEELI; from the exons ATGTCTGGTGCAGCAGAGGCCCTCCCCACTGTCACTCTGGTCGCTGGCGCTGTGCCTCTGGCCTCCGGAGCTCTGACTGCCCACTGT ATTGGAGGATTCTGGCGGGAAGTCGGTGTGGCCTCCGATCAAAGCCTGGTGCTGATGGCCCCGAAGCGGGTGGAGGGCTTGTTCCTCACCTTGAGCGGGAGTAACCTGACCGTGAAGGTCGCATATAACAG CTCAGGAAGCTGTGAGATAGAGAAGATCGTCGGCTCAGAAATAGACACTACGGGAAAATTCGCTTTTCCTG GCCACAGAGAGATCCACGTGCTGGACACCGACTACGAGGGCTACGCCATCCTGAGGGTGTCCCTGATGTGGCGGGGCAGGAACTTTCGCGTCCTCAAGTACTTCA CTCGCAGCCTTGAGGACGAGGACCAGCTGGGGTTCTGGAAGTTTCGGGAGCTGACAGCAGACACTGGTCTCTACCTGGCGGCCCGGCCTG GGCGGTGTGCCGAGCTCCTGAAGGAG GAGCTGATTTAA
- the LCN8 gene encoding epididymal-specific lipocalin-8 isoform X1 translates to MALMQKPTSLSSQQPSCPDDISGWAHKPALSVYNRPRLCSRGARTRSPDPAMEARLPCTILGVLVVLRPQVAAAMEELDRQKIGGFWREVGVASDQSLVLMAPKRVEGLFLTLSGSNLTVKVAYNSSGSCEIEKIVGSEIDTTGKFAFPGHREIHVLDTDYEGYAILRVSLMWRGRNFRVLKYFTRSLEDEDQLGFWKFRELTADTGLYLAARPGRCAELLKEELI, encoded by the exons ATGGCGCTTATGCAGAAACCCACGTCTCTGAGCAGCCAGCAGCCAAGCTGTCCTGATGACATTTCCGGGTGGGCGCACAAGCCTGCGCTGTCCGTATATAATCGGCCCAGGCTGTGCAGCAGGGGAGCCCGGA CCCGGAGCCCGGACCCCGCCATGGAGGCCAGGCTGCCGTGCACCATCCTGGGTGTCCTCGTGGTGCTCCGACCACAGGTGGCAGCAGCCATGGAGGAGCTGGACCGGCAGAAG ATTGGAGGATTCTGGCGGGAAGTCGGTGTGGCCTCCGATCAAAGCCTGGTGCTGATGGCCCCGAAGCGGGTGGAGGGCTTGTTCCTCACCTTGAGCGGGAGTAACCTGACCGTGAAGGTCGCATATAACAG CTCAGGAAGCTGTGAGATAGAGAAGATCGTCGGCTCAGAAATAGACACTACGGGAAAATTCGCTTTTCCTG GCCACAGAGAGATCCACGTGCTGGACACCGACTACGAGGGCTACGCCATCCTGAGGGTGTCCCTGATGTGGCGGGGCAGGAACTTTCGCGTCCTCAAGTACTTCA CTCGCAGCCTTGAGGACGAGGACCAGCTGGGGTTCTGGAAGTTTCGGGAGCTGACAGCAGACACTGGTCTCTACCTGGCGGCCCGGCCTG GGCGGTGTGCCGAGCTCCTGAAGGAG GAGCTGATTTAA
- the LCN15 gene encoding LOW QUALITY PROTEIN: lipocalin-15 (The sequence of the model RefSeq protein was modified relative to this genomic sequence to represent the inferred CDS: substituted 1 base at 1 genomic stop codon): MMSFLLSAILALLWAPTAQAEVLLQPDFNAEKFSGLWYVVSMASDXKVFLGKKDHLSMSTRAIRPTEEGGLHVHMESLEADGCNQVDAEYLKVGSEGHFRGPALGYLDVRIVDTDYSSFAVLYIYKELEGARSTTVQLYSRTQNASPQALKAFQDFYPTLGLPEDMMVMLPKSDACNPESKEAP; this comes from the exons atgATGTCGTTCCTGCTCAGCGCAATCCTGGCCCTGCTCTGGGCGCCCACAGCTCAGGCTGAGGTTCTGCTGCAGCCTGACTTCAATGCTGAAAAG TTCTCAGGCCTCTGGTACGTGGTCTCCATGGCATCTGACTGAAAGGTCTTCCTGGGCAAGAAGGACCACCTGTCCATGTCCACCAGGGCCATCAGGCCCACAGAGGAGGGTGGCCTCCACGTCCACATGGAGTCCCTGGA GGCGGACGGCTGTAACCAGGTGGATGCCGAGTACCTGAAGGTGGGCTCCGAGGGACACTTCAGAGGCCCGG CCTTGGGCTACCTGGACGTGCGCATCGTGGACACAGACTACAGCTCCTTCGCCGTCCTTTACATCTACAAGGAGCTGGAGGGGGCCCGCAGCACCACGGTGCAGCTCTACA GCCGGACCCAGAACGCGAGTCCCCAGGCTCTGAAGGCCTTCCAGGACTTCTACCCGACCCTGGGGCTCCCCGAGGACATGATGGTCATGCTGCCCAAGTCAG ATGCATGCAACCCTGAGAGCAAGGAAGCGCCCTGA